In one window of Tenacibaculum mesophilum DNA:
- a CDS encoding DUF6864 domain-containing function, which yields MEIKTSIKSGDYDLVSNGTVITEESKDLEIELKAQDDNSLTLILKFNTDDSEKNELKRSAKVLNDTTLEILFTNYNNVLGSYNKKLWKLGTLANRKLYFTYVIYGLTDSNLKRIEYSFYLGEEVNNG from the coding sequence ATGGAAATTAAAACTTCAATAAAATCAGGCGATTACGATTTAGTTTCAAATGGAACTGTAATTACAGAGGAATCAAAGGATTTGGAAATAGAGCTTAAAGCTCAAGATGATAATTCATTGACACTAATTCTTAAATTTAATACAGACGATTCTGAAAAAAACGAGTTAAAACGGTCTGCAAAAGTTCTTAATGATACAACTTTAGAAATTTTATTTACTAATTATAATAATGTCTTGGGTTCATATAATAAAAAGTTATGGAAACTTGGAACATTAGCGAATCGAAAATTATACTTTACCTATGTTATATATGGGCTTACTGACAGTAATTTAAAGAGAATTGAATATTCATTTTATTTAGGAGAGGAGGTTAATAATGGCTAG
- a CDS encoding acyl-CoA carboxylase subunit beta, producing MKSKIEELQHKLTEAKLGGGQQRIDRHHQKGKLTARERIDYFLDEGSFEEVGILVTHRTTDFGMENQKFYGDGVVTGYGTVNGRLVYVFAQDFTVFGGSLSETHAEKICKIMDLAVKVGAPLIGLNDSGGARIQEGVRSLGGYADIFYRNVQASGVIPQISAIMGPCAGGAVYSPAMTDFTVMVENSSYMFVTGPNVVKTVTNEEVTSEELGGASTHATKSGVTHLTAANDVQCLEDIKTLLSYMPQNNQETTAKLPFELGDETREKLANIVPDNANKPYDMRAVIDGIADADSFFEIHKDYADNIVVGFARLGGRSVGIVANQPMSLAGCLDVNSSKKAARFTRFCDCFNIPLLVLVDVPGFLPGTDQEWNAIITNGAKLLYALSEATVPRVSIITRKAYGGAYDVMNSKHIGADMNFAWPSAEIAVMGAKGASEIIFKKEIAEADDHEAKLAEKEAEYADKFANPYRAAERGFVDEVILPQDTRRKLIKAFAMLEGKKVERPNRKHGNIPL from the coding sequence ATGAAATCTAAAATAGAAGAATTACAACATAAACTTACCGAAGCAAAGTTAGGAGGCGGACAACAACGCATCGACCGTCATCATCAAAAAGGAAAATTAACCGCTCGTGAGCGTATCGATTATTTCTTAGATGAAGGTTCTTTTGAAGAAGTAGGTATTTTAGTAACTCATAGAACCACCGATTTCGGAATGGAAAATCAGAAGTTTTATGGTGACGGAGTGGTAACAGGATACGGAACTGTAAACGGACGCTTGGTATATGTGTTTGCACAAGACTTTACGGTGTTTGGAGGCTCGTTATCGGAAACCCATGCCGAAAAAATTTGTAAGATTATGGATTTAGCCGTAAAAGTAGGAGCACCATTAATCGGATTGAACGATTCTGGTGGAGCGCGTATTCAAGAAGGAGTACGTTCGTTAGGTGGTTATGCCGATATTTTTTACAGAAATGTACAAGCATCAGGAGTAATTCCACAAATCTCTGCAATTATGGGACCTTGTGCAGGGGGAGCAGTATATTCACCAGCGATGACCGATTTTACCGTTATGGTAGAAAACTCAAGTTATATGTTTGTTACGGGACCTAACGTAGTAAAAACAGTAACCAATGAAGAAGTAACTTCAGAAGAATTAGGAGGAGCGAGTACGCACGCAACCAAATCGGGAGTTACGCATTTAACGGCTGCAAATGATGTACAATGTTTGGAAGATATCAAAACATTGTTGAGTTATATGCCACAGAACAATCAAGAAACTACAGCGAAATTACCGTTTGAATTAGGCGATGAAACTAGAGAAAAATTAGCCAACATCGTTCCGGATAATGCAAACAAACCGTACGATATGCGTGCCGTAATTGATGGTATTGCTGATGCTGATTCGTTTTTTGAAATCCATAAAGATTATGCCGATAATATCGTGGTCGGATTTGCGCGTTTAGGGGGAAGAAGTGTAGGAATTGTTGCCAACCAACCCATGAGTTTAGCAGGATGTTTGGATGTAAACAGTTCTAAAAAAGCAGCACGATTTACCCGTTTTTGCGATTGTTTTAATATTCCGTTATTGGTATTGGTAGATGTACCGGGATTCTTACCAGGAACCGATCAAGAATGGAATGCTATTATTACCAACGGAGCAAAATTATTGTATGCATTGAGTGAAGCTACCGTGCCAAGAGTTAGTATAATTACTCGTAAAGCCTATGGTGGAGCTTATGATGTAATGAACTCAAAACATATTGGAGCCGATATGAACTTTGCATGGCCTAGTGCAGAAATTGCGGTAATGGGAGCAAAAGGAGCGAGTGAAATTATCTTTAAAAAGGAAATTGCTGAAGCAGATGATCACGAAGCAAAATTAGCGGAGAAAGAAGCGGAGTATGCTGATAAATTTGCGAATCCGTACCGTGCAGCAGAACGTGGATTTGTAGATGAGGTTATTTTACCACAAGACACGCGTAGAAAACTGATTAAAGCCTTTGCCATGTTAGAAGGTAAAAAGGTAGAACGACCTAATAGAAAACACGGGAATATTCCGTTGTAA
- a CDS encoding TonB-dependent receptor translates to MSFRKKVKIVAFLLVVFTTLTTSAQTFILSGKIVDANQEPLVGATVAIKAQNKGTSTDFEGKFKLNLPKGTHVIDVSYVGFKSLSQEVKITNNQQITFQLISNETVLDEVLVSAVRVKADAPVTHSNLGKHEIEKRNLGQDIPVLLNYLPSVTSSSDAGAGVGYTYIRVRGSDASRVNVTINGIPYNDSESHGTFWVNMGDFASSTQSLQLQRGVGTSTNGSGAFGASLNILTDAVSDEASGEISNAFGSYGTRKHTVKFTTGKLNNGFEFAGRLSNIYSDGYVDRAFTDLKSYFLQGSYTDDNTLIKALAFGGKQQTYQAWYGLSAEELQENRRQNPYTYDNETDNYWQDHYQLHWNEKLSDNWSTNIGLNYTKGEGYFEQFKEDKDAVDYGNVIVDGSDVIVRRWLDNDFYVANANVTYKTEKFELISGASYSNYKGDHFGEVIWATQFADGASIRDRYYFSDAKKNDISVFSKATFNVFDNLKAFVDVQGRFIDYTTGGFTSDLNPLNIDTSFSFFNPKLGFTYSINKENSIYASYARANREPNRDDFQNGSNVQHETLDDFELGWRLHNKTVQLSTNIYYMSYDNQLIQTGGLNDVGEYLRENVKDSYRLGVEIDANINVTDKFSINQNLTVSSNKINNFMLDRDGVQRNIGTTNIAFSPDIIAGNALIYKPTKGLQLSLLSKFVGEQYLSNTNTEASKLDSYYVSDFNVSYELKMNKVFKSIVFTGLVNNLFDKEYVDRGYTYLNTWDTPGTSFEVQGYFPQATRNFLVGATLKF, encoded by the coding sequence ATGTCTTTTCGTAAAAAAGTGAAGATAGTAGCTTTTTTACTCGTTGTATTCACAACATTAACAACAAGCGCACAAACGTTTATTCTATCTGGTAAAATAGTTGATGCAAACCAAGAACCTTTAGTGGGTGCTACCGTAGCAATTAAAGCTCAAAACAAAGGAACTTCTACCGACTTTGAAGGTAAATTCAAATTAAACTTACCAAAAGGAACACATGTTATTGATGTTTCTTATGTGGGGTTTAAAAGCCTTTCACAAGAAGTTAAAATTACCAATAACCAACAGATTACGTTTCAATTAATTTCTAATGAAACTGTGTTAGATGAAGTGTTGGTATCTGCTGTTCGTGTAAAAGCAGATGCACCCGTAACACACTCTAACCTTGGCAAACATGAAATTGAAAAACGTAATTTAGGACAGGATATTCCTGTGTTACTAAACTACTTACCTTCTGTAACATCCTCGTCAGATGCTGGGGCTGGTGTTGGTTATACTTATATTCGTGTACGTGGTTCGGATGCTTCTCGTGTGAATGTTACGATTAACGGAATTCCATACAACGACTCTGAAAGTCATGGAACTTTTTGGGTAAATATGGGAGATTTTGCTTCGTCTACACAAAGTTTACAATTACAACGTGGTGTGGGAACGTCTACGAACGGTTCTGGAGCATTTGGAGCTAGTTTAAATATTTTAACCGATGCTGTTTCGGATGAAGCTAGTGGAGAAATTTCAAATGCTTTTGGTTCTTATGGAACTAGAAAACACACCGTAAAGTTTACCACTGGAAAATTAAATAATGGATTTGAGTTTGCAGGACGTTTGTCTAACATTTACTCTGATGGATATGTTGATAGAGCTTTTACCGATTTAAAATCGTATTTCTTACAAGGTAGTTATACTGATGACAATACGTTGATTAAAGCCTTAGCTTTTGGAGGAAAGCAACAAACCTATCAAGCTTGGTATGGCTTAAGTGCTGAGGAGTTACAAGAAAATCGTCGCCAGAACCCGTATACCTACGATAATGAAACCGATAATTATTGGCAAGATCATTACCAATTACATTGGAATGAGAAACTCTCTGATAACTGGTCTACCAATATTGGATTAAATTATACCAAAGGAGAAGGATATTTTGAACAGTTTAAAGAGGACAAAGATGCTGTTGATTATGGTAATGTAATTGTTGACGGAAGCGATGTTATTGTTCGTCGTTGGTTAGATAATGATTTTTATGTAGCTAATGCTAACGTTACTTATAAAACTGAAAAATTCGAGTTAATTTCTGGTGCTTCTTATAGTAATTATAAAGGAGATCATTTTGGTGAAGTTATTTGGGCTACACAATTTGCAGATGGTGCTAGCATTAGAGATCGTTACTATTTTAGTGATGCTAAGAAAAATGATATTAGCGTTTTTTCTAAAGCTACTTTTAATGTTTTTGATAATTTAAAAGCTTTTGTTGATGTACAAGGTAGGTTTATTGATTATACAACCGGAGGCTTTACTTCTGATTTAAATCCTTTAAATATTGACACTTCATTTAGCTTCTTTAATCCTAAGTTAGGTTTTACTTACAGTATTAATAAAGAAAATAGCATTTATGCATCGTATGCTCGTGCGAACAGAGAACCGAACCGTGATGATTTTCAAAATGGCTCGAATGTACAACATGAAACCTTAGATGATTTTGAATTAGGGTGGCGTTTGCATAATAAAACGGTTCAATTGAGCACCAACATCTATTACATGTCGTACGACAATCAATTAATTCAAACTGGTGGACTGAATGATGTTGGAGAATATTTACGTGAAAATGTGAAAGACAGCTATCGTTTAGGAGTAGAAATTGATGCTAATATTAACGTTACAGACAAGTTTAGCATTAATCAAAATCTTACCGTAAGTAGTAATAAAATCAACAATTTTATGTTAGATCGTGATGGTGTTCAACGCAATATTGGAACTACAAACATTGCTTTTTCCCCTGATATTATTGCTGGAAATGCTTTGATTTATAAGCCTACAAAAGGGTTACAGCTTTCTTTATTATCTAAATTTGTTGGTGAACAATATCTAAGTAACACAAACACAGAAGCCTCTAAACTAGATAGCTATTACGTTAGTGATTTTAATGTTAGTTATGAATTAAAAATGAACAAAGTTTTTAAATCTATTGTTTTTACAGGATTGGTAAACAACCTTTTTGATAAAGAATATGTTGATAGAGGATATACCTATTTAAATACTTGGGATACTCCTGGAACTTCTTTTGAGGTCCAAGGATACTTTCCGCAAGCTACTAGAAACTTTTTAGTAGGTGCAACGTTAAAGTTTTAA
- the accC gene encoding acetyl-CoA carboxylase biotin carboxylase subunit, with translation MKKILVANRGEIALRVMRTAKKMGIKTVAVFSEADRNSPHVTFADEAVCIGPAPSNQSYLLGDKIIEVAKELDVDGIHPGYGFLSENAAFGEAVAKSGIVFIGPKTHAIEVMGSKLAAKDAVKAYDIPMVPGIDEAVTDVEYASKVANEIGYPILIKASAGGGGKGMRVVEKEADIKEQMQRAISEAESAFGDGSVFIEKYVGSPRHIEIQVLADAYGNVVHLFERECSVQRRHQKVVEEAPSSVLTPEIREAMGAAAVRVAKACDYLGAGTVEFLLDENKNFYFLEMNTRLQVEHPVTEMITGIDLVEQQIKIARGEELSFTQEDLQIKGHALELRVYAEDPLDNFAPSIGVLETYQHPKGENIRVDDGFEEGMEIPIYYDPMISKLITYGNTREEAIELMKQAISNYKVKGIETTLPFGKFVCEHEAFTSGNFDTHFVKKYYTPELLEAGYEKEAKIAAQVALQQYLKEQRILKTC, from the coding sequence ATGAAAAAGATATTAGTAGCAAATAGGGGAGAAATTGCGTTGCGTGTAATGCGTACAGCAAAAAAAATGGGAATTAAAACGGTAGCAGTTTTTTCTGAAGCAGATAGAAACTCACCACACGTAACTTTTGCAGACGAAGCAGTATGTATTGGTCCTGCACCATCGAATCAATCGTATTTATTAGGAGATAAAATTATTGAAGTAGCGAAGGAGTTAGATGTAGATGGAATTCACCCAGGATACGGATTTTTAAGTGAAAATGCAGCCTTTGGAGAAGCGGTAGCAAAATCAGGAATTGTATTTATAGGTCCAAAAACTCATGCTATTGAAGTTATGGGAAGTAAATTAGCTGCAAAAGATGCAGTGAAAGCTTATGATATTCCAATGGTTCCAGGTATTGACGAAGCGGTAACCGATGTAGAATATGCCTCGAAAGTAGCGAATGAAATTGGGTATCCTATCTTAATCAAAGCTTCAGCAGGAGGTGGCGGAAAAGGAATGCGTGTTGTTGAAAAAGAAGCGGATATTAAAGAACAAATGCAGCGTGCAATTTCAGAAGCAGAATCAGCTTTTGGAGATGGTTCTGTATTTATAGAAAAATATGTAGGGTCACCACGTCATATTGAAATCCAAGTATTGGCAGATGCTTATGGAAACGTAGTACACTTATTTGAACGCGAATGTTCGGTGCAACGTCGCCACCAAAAAGTAGTAGAAGAAGCACCATCGAGTGTGTTGACTCCAGAAATTAGAGAAGCCATGGGAGCAGCAGCCGTAAGAGTTGCGAAAGCCTGTGATTATTTAGGAGCAGGAACGGTTGAGTTTTTACTAGACGAAAACAAGAATTTCTACTTTTTAGAAATGAACACACGCTTGCAAGTAGAGCATCCAGTTACCGAAATGATTACGGGTATTGACTTGGTAGAGCAGCAAATAAAAATAGCAAGAGGAGAGGAGCTATCATTCACCCAAGAAGACTTACAAATTAAAGGGCACGCATTAGAATTACGTGTATATGCCGAAGATCCGTTAGACAATTTTGCACCGAGTATTGGAGTGTTGGAAACCTACCAACATCCAAAAGGAGAAAATATTCGTGTAGATGATGGTTTTGAAGAAGGAATGGAAATTCCTATTTATTACGATCCGATGATTTCTAAATTGATTACCTACGGAAATACGCGCGAAGAAGCTATTGAGTTAATGAAACAAGCGATTAGTAATTATAAGGTAAAAGGAATAGAAACTACGTTGCCGTTTGGAAAGTTCGTATGCGAACACGAGGCTTTCACATCAGGGAATTTTGATACTCATTTTGTAAAGAAATATTACACACCTGAGTTGTTAGAAGCAGGATATGAAAAGGAAGCGAAGATTGCTGCACAAGTTGCTTTACAGCAGTATTTAAAAGAGCAACGTATTTTAAAAACTTGTTAA
- the nqrF gene encoding NADH:ubiquinone reductase (Na(+)-transporting) subunit F — MVFLEVSTGGTVAITVLAFLAVILVLVALLLFVKQKLAPSGPVKITINGEKTIEVASGGTLLSTLGNEKIFLPSACGGGGSCVQCECHVNSGGGEALPTETPHFTRKELQHGIRLACQVKVKQDMDISIPEEIFGIKKWEATVVRNYNVATFIKEFVVEIPEEMDYKAGGYIQIEIPPCEVKYADMDISAHPQDHPGEPDKFEADWDKFNLRPLVMKNEETVERAYSMASYPAEGREIMLNVRVATPPFDRAKGGWMDVNPGVASSYIFNQKPGDKVTISGPYGEFFINDSDAEMLYVGGGAGMAPMRSHIYHLFRTLKTGRKVTYWYGGRSKAELFYIHYFRALEKDFPNFKFYLALSEPLEEDNWKVKKDINDESGDGFVGFIHQVVIDQYLSKHESPEDLELYFCGPPLMNKAVQKMGEDFGLDDENIRFDDFGG, encoded by the coding sequence ATGGTATTTTTAGAAGTAAGCACAGGAGGAACAGTTGCTATTACAGTATTAGCGTTTTTAGCGGTAATCTTAGTTTTGGTAGCTTTATTATTATTTGTTAAGCAAAAATTGGCACCATCTGGACCTGTAAAAATTACAATCAATGGTGAAAAAACAATAGAAGTAGCATCAGGAGGAACTTTATTATCTACCTTAGGTAATGAAAAAATATTTTTACCATCAGCTTGTGGTGGTGGTGGTTCTTGTGTACAATGTGAGTGTCATGTAAATTCAGGTGGAGGAGAAGCTTTACCTACAGAAACACCACACTTTACACGTAAAGAATTACAACATGGTATCCGTTTAGCATGTCAGGTAAAAGTAAAGCAAGATATGGATATATCTATTCCAGAAGAAATTTTTGGAATTAAGAAATGGGAAGCAACTGTTGTAAGAAACTATAACGTGGCAACCTTTATTAAGGAGTTTGTAGTTGAGATTCCTGAAGAAATGGATTATAAAGCAGGTGGGTATATTCAAATTGAAATACCACCATGTGAAGTAAAATATGCTGATATGGATATTTCTGCACATCCACAAGATCATCCAGGGGAACCAGATAAATTTGAGGCTGATTGGGATAAATTTAACCTAAGACCATTAGTAATGAAGAATGAAGAAACTGTAGAGAGAGCATACTCTATGGCTTCTTATCCAGCAGAAGGAAGAGAAATAATGTTAAATGTTCGTGTAGCAACACCTCCTTTCGATCGTGCTAAAGGCGGATGGATGGATGTAAATCCAGGGGTGGCATCTTCGTATATTTTTAATCAAAAGCCAGGAGATAAAGTAACTATTTCTGGACCTTATGGTGAATTCTTCATCAATGACTCTGATGCAGAGATGTTATATGTAGGTGGTGGAGCTGGTATGGCACCAATGCGTTCACATATTTATCATTTATTTAGAACTTTAAAGACTGGTAGAAAAGTAACATACTGGTATGGAGGTCGTTCTAAAGCAGAATTATTCTACATTCACTACTTTAGAGCGTTAGAAAAAGACTTTCCAAACTTTAAATTCTACTTGGCATTATCTGAGCCATTAGAAGAAGATAACTGGAAAGTTAAAAAAGATATTAACGATGAAAGCGGAGACGGTTTTGTTGGGTTTATTCACCAAGTTGTAATAGACCAATATTTATCTAAGCATGAAAGTCCTGAGGATTTAGAATTATATTTCTGTGGGCCACCATTAATGAACAAAGCAGTACAAAAAATGGGTGAAGATTTTGGTCTTGATGACGAAAACATTCGTTTTGATGACTTTGGAGGATAG
- the arfB gene encoding alternative ribosome rescue aminoacyl-tRNA hydrolase ArfB, translated as MNKEQLLKELNFKAVRSSGAGGQHVNKVSSKVELSFTIEDSLELSDKEKALLLKNLANRLSKENTLILSSQESRSQHRNKELVTERFFNLLAQALVVPKVRKATKPKKAAIAKRLDAKKQQAEKKENRKKFRF; from the coding sequence ATGAACAAAGAACAACTTTTAAAAGAACTCAACTTTAAAGCCGTACGAAGCTCTGGTGCGGGCGGACAGCATGTAAACAAGGTATCCTCTAAAGTAGAATTAAGTTTTACGATTGAAGACTCGTTAGAACTCTCGGACAAAGAAAAAGCACTACTCCTTAAAAACTTAGCCAACAGACTCTCTAAAGAAAATACGCTTATACTAAGCTCACAAGAAAGCCGCTCACAACACCGCAACAAAGAATTGGTTACCGAACGTTTTTTTAACCTTTTAGCACAAGCCTTGGTAGTACCCAAAGTACGCAAAGCTACCAAACCTAAAAAAGCAGCGATTGCCAAACGTTTGGATGCTAAAAAACAACAGGCTGAAAAAAAAGAAAACCGAAAAAAGTTTCGGTTTTGA
- the nqrE gene encoding NADH:ubiquinone reductase (Na(+)-transporting) subunit E, which produces MEHIELFFKSIFIDNMVFATFLGMCSYLAVSKKVSTAVGLGAAVIFVLAVTVPVNWLLDQYLLQPGALKWLGEEYVDYDLSFLSFIMFIATIATMVQLVEIIVEKFAPALYNSLGIFLPLIAVNCAILGGSLFMQSREIPTLGLSFTYGIGSGIGWFLAILAIAAIREKIRYSSVPPALRGLGITFIITGLMAIGFMSFGGMLTGGDDAGKKEETAEVKVEKKEVEEKVVEETEKTEEKAGELANNTKEITE; this is translated from the coding sequence ATGGAACATATAGAATTATTTTTCAAATCGATATTTATAGATAACATGGTATTTGCTACATTCTTAGGAATGTGCTCATACCTTGCAGTATCTAAAAAAGTATCAACAGCCGTAGGTTTAGGTGCCGCTGTAATCTTTGTATTAGCAGTAACAGTACCAGTAAACTGGTTGTTAGATCAATACCTATTACAACCTGGAGCTTTAAAGTGGTTGGGAGAGGAATATGTAGATTATGACTTAAGTTTCTTGTCATTTATCATGTTTATTGCAACAATTGCAACCATGGTACAATTAGTAGAAATTATAGTTGAAAAATTTGCGCCAGCATTATATAACTCTTTAGGTATTTTCTTACCATTAATTGCAGTAAACTGTGCAATTTTAGGAGGATCTTTATTTATGCAATCTCGTGAAATTCCAACATTAGGTTTATCATTTACGTATGGTATTGGTTCAGGAATCGGGTGGTTTTTAGCAATTTTAGCTATTGCTGCTATTCGTGAAAAAATCAGATACTCTTCTGTGCCACCAGCATTAAGAGGATTAGGAATTACATTCATTATTACAGGTTTAATGGCTATCGGGTTTATGAGCTTCGGTGGAATGTTAACTGGAGGTGATGATGCAGGTAAAAAAGAAGAAACTGCTGAAGTTAAGGTTGAAAAGAAAGAAGTTGAAGAAAAGGTAGTAGAGGAAACTGAAAAGACTGAAGAGAAGGCAGGAGAATTAGCTAATAACACTAAAGAAATTACAGAATAA
- a CDS encoding NADH:ubiquinone reductase (Na(+)-transporting) subunit D, whose protein sequence is MGLLSKKDAALITDPLADNNPITIQVLGICSALAITAELKASIVMSISVLFVLGVGNVVISLMRNIIPSKIRIIVQLIVVATLVIIVDQVLKAFAYDLSKTLSVFIGLIITNCIIMGRFEAFALGNGPWRSFLDGIGNALGYAVILIIVGFFRELLGSGTLLGFKVLGDPIEKTGLYALGYENNGFMLLSPMALIVVGIIIWVQRTRNKALVED, encoded by the coding sequence ATGGGACTTTTATCAAAAAAAGACGCAGCGTTAATTACTGATCCATTAGCAGATAATAACCCAATTACAATTCAGGTATTAGGAATTTGTTCTGCATTAGCAATTACAGCAGAGTTAAAAGCTTCTATTGTAATGTCTATATCGGTATTATTTGTATTAGGAGTAGGGAATGTAGTAATCTCGTTAATGAGAAATATTATTCCATCAAAAATTAGAATTATTGTACAGTTAATCGTAGTAGCAACCTTAGTAATTATCGTAGACCAAGTGTTAAAAGCATTTGCATACGATTTAAGTAAAACCTTATCGGTTTTTATTGGGTTAATTATTACCAACTGTATTATTATGGGACGTTTTGAGGCTTTTGCTTTAGGAAACGGACCTTGGAGATCGTTTTTAGATGGAATAGGAAATGCCTTAGGATATGCAGTAATCTTAATTATTGTAGGTTTCTTTAGAGAGTTATTAGGTTCAGGTACTTTATTAGGATTTAAAGTATTAGGTGATCCTATCGAGAAAACAGGATTGTATGCTTTAGGATACGAAAACAACGGATTTATGTTATTATCACCAATGGCATTAATTGTTGTGGGTATTATTATTTGGGTACAACGTACAAGAAATAAAGCATTAGTAGAAGACTAA
- a CDS encoding Na(+)-translocating NADH-quinone reductase subunit C: MSKKTDSNVYTVAFAIGMVLVVGALLAFTASSLRPTIDANKRIEKQQNILYAMGVNENDETSVEFVSKDKVADEFAKYIKKQLVIEGDNASEDSKAYLIDVKKQQTAAKEGKTRKLPLFVGEKEGKTFYIAPIRGKGLWDAIWGYVAMDKNMVVQGVFFDHKGETPGLGANIKQRYFMDDFIGEDLMSNGSFKGIAVSKSNNDPKNEDKNDNEVDAIAGATITGDGVAAMIKSELGLYVPYFKTLK; this comes from the coding sequence ATGAGTAAGAAGACAGATAGTAATGTATATACGGTAGCATTCGCAATAGGAATGGTACTAGTAGTGGGTGCGTTGTTAGCTTTTACAGCGTCATCACTTCGCCCAACAATCGATGCTAACAAACGTATCGAGAAGCAGCAAAATATTTTGTATGCAATGGGTGTAAATGAAAACGATGAAACAAGTGTAGAGTTTGTTTCAAAAGATAAAGTAGCAGACGAGTTTGCTAAATACATAAAAAAACAATTAGTAATTGAAGGAGATAATGCTTCTGAAGATTCTAAAGCGTATTTAATTGATGTAAAAAAGCAACAAACAGCAGCTAAAGAAGGAAAAACAAGAAAATTACCATTATTTGTAGGTGAAAAGGAAGGAAAAACTTTCTATATCGCTCCAATTAGAGGTAAAGGTCTTTGGGATGCTATTTGGGGATATGTTGCAATGGATAAAAACATGGTAGTTCAAGGAGTTTTCTTCGATCATAAAGGAGAAACACCAGGTTTAGGGGCTAACATTAAGCAACGTTACTTTATGGACGATTTTATTGGAGAAGATTTAATGAGCAATGGTTCTTTTAAAGGAATTGCAGTTTCTAAATCGAACAATGATCCAAAGAATGAAGATAAAAATGATAACGAGGTAGATGCAATTGCAGGAGCAACTATTACTGGAGACGGAGTAGCTGCAATGATTAAATCTGAATTAGGTTTATACGTACCTTACTTTAAAACATTAAAATAA
- a CDS encoding acetyl-CoA carboxylase biotin carboxyl carrier protein subunit, translating into MSKSFKTSVNKTHDFDFTEAQIEALDIVEKSQNNYHVLDGNQSYQATILQTNFNKRTYTIQINGNTYEVNISNELDMLIDELGLEVAAEKKENDIKAPMPGLIVSVDVEIGQEVKEGDGILVLEAMKMENTLQAPRDGVVKSVAIQAGDKVEKNTVLIEME; encoded by the coding sequence ATGAGTAAATCTTTTAAAACGAGCGTTAATAAAACGCATGATTTTGACTTTACTGAAGCGCAAATAGAGGCGTTAGACATAGTAGAAAAATCACAAAATAACTACCACGTACTTGATGGTAACCAATCGTATCAAGCTACCATACTCCAAACAAATTTCAACAAAAGAACATACACCATTCAAATCAACGGAAACACCTATGAGGTGAATATTTCTAACGAATTAGATATGTTGATTGATGAATTAGGTTTAGAGGTAGCTGCAGAGAAAAAAGAAAACGATATCAAGGCACCAATGCCTGGGTTAATTGTTTCTGTTGATGTTGAAATTGGTCAAGAAGTAAAAGAAGGTGATGGAATTTTAGTATTAGAAGCCATGAAAATGGAGAATACCTTACAAGCACCAAGAGACGGAGTCGTAAAATCGGTAGCTATTCAGGCAGGTGATAAAGTAGAAAAGAATACGGTTTTAATAGAAATGGAATAA